The Diabrotica undecimpunctata isolate CICGRU chromosome 3, icDiaUnde3, whole genome shotgun sequence genome includes the window GTTTAATTGCATACGTACgggatatggtaaatgtgctaAGTGGCTGTTCAAATGGGGCCGTGCGAACGGTCCACAGTGCgattcactaaatatttcctctgaatataggttgaataatataggtgaaagtatacatccttgtctaaggCCTCGCATAATCTGAATCGCTTCCGTCCGTTCATCTCCAAGATTTTTTTATTGTGGCTGATAGGTTCcagaataaattttatattagatgccggtctttatcatctatttgggcttttgttagaatatccatgattttttggtgttgaactgtgtcaaatgctttttggtagtcaaTAAAGCAGGTatagatatcgcaagtcatatctctgcctCTTTGGATGTATATGTATAATACTTGCAGCAAACTGTGTATCTTGTATTGTCTCtacgcatagcttgtatattctgagATGTATAATTtcaagaaaaagttttagtgtatggttcattagacttattagcctattcgctccgtgcgtgaccatggtaggggtactttgaaacgatgccagcgtgcgtaccggcgaaatatgacaaaattggccctacctttttacgcataaattttataaaaaatgtgtgcaaatacatattacgtatttaattgtgctaataatagcaagaatagtaagtgtagtttttataggttcccaaagattacatataaattagagaaaagaaaaagatggatccgtgctattaatatgaaaaagtaaatatcacataacttcatttttatgcaattgaaatagaaaaaaatttaaataatttaccttaaatgatattttataaggcttcaagctaactgcagagtgcctgatgacttaagcttttatattatatattttactattactgtttttaaatatatatagtctttcacgtgaaaaacttgatgtgccagtactagatttttccctttcttttccgtttgtggttgaaaagatatattatgatgaattttgaggaacccagtttttaatactacatttattttgtacattaactaaaaaaatataattaaaaagttaattattaataattgtcaattcgcatgtatttaacaatgtcaaacatatatcatatgtttaacctgaaaattggtaggtccaaaactgtcagatgaaggcggtaggtgtcgcgtcagtcacgcacggagcgaatattcttcgcacttttttgctccctgtttccttggtaacgtaataaattctgaaactagccaatcttctggaatattgcctgtgtcatagatattattaaagattttacatttttacatagtattcttaaagattcatcatcaagaagtttaagaaattcagactgtactccgtctggtcctggagctctcccttcttttagtgatattatggttgctcttatttctgccactagtataggtggtcctgtttccgtaatTGGGGACTGGTTGTCCCTCTCATTAAAAAATCAATTTCGCATGTAATTTTTCCAGCTATTATCAAAATTttctttgtccacgattacctctccgttgtcaTTAACAAGGTTACATACTCTcctgtttttacatttgcctAGGTAGACTTGTAATTTCTGACTAGAAAGGTTTAAAGTAGGTTAACCATTGCTCTTGCTATATGGATCTTACTGGATCAatacaaatttacaaaaattatttttaaatatgtcatACATACTTGTCTTTTTGTTTTAGATCAAACATGTCTGAGGTAGACGTCCAGTCAGAATTGGATCTCGGTGAACCTCCGCAAGAATTGCTGGATTGGGCGCTAGAGAATCTCAATGAAAATCCAGAAACTAGGGAACAAGTTCTGCAAGATTTTAGGGATATGATTTTCGGTAAGACAATATTCTACACTCTATGATTTATTACTATATAGTAAAATAATTATAGTAACTAACCATTTAACCTCTATACTTTCTCTCCAAGTTTTTTGAGTCAACAATAACCTTCTTCACTGACATATCCTGCTCAAACCTCTCCTCTTAGAGCTTCTTTGGTCTTCTAACTCTTAGGAACTTGCAAattagcaatttttttatatttggtaaTTAACGTCACCATGTTGAACATACCTGAACTATCTTAACCTAGGCTTTCTCATAAACGAATCAATTGGCGCCATTCCTAGACTTTCCCCAAttgcttatttttaattttatctacgGATAGCAATCAAAATGTGAACagatattattttgttaaaatcctttataaaaggtatataaattaatatacaaatttttacaaatttcaacaaattttttgtgatacatggtatacagccagctacaggaacttagtttccttgtggagatATTATTTTGATTGTCTTATTAATAAACGGCGTATCTAATTTACATCTCGTATAATTCGGATATCGCATTACATTTATTAGTCACCCTTCTTAATTTCTTCTCAGAGTATGTAACATCAGGATATATTAACCACCCGGAAATGTTAGCCTGTAGCTTTCCTGTTATGCTATGTCTGGTAATGTAGAGTAAAAACTTATTTTTCTCAGCGTGCTTTCAATTATTATACATCTATATTATAGATAACAACAATAACTGATTATAATTGGGCGTGGTATTTTCTCCAGAAATTTATATTCACTTACAACTTTATTGCGATACGCTAGATCTGCATTGTCAACgtgaatttattaaataaaaataaaaaatttatgaacCGGAACGAATAGCGGTTTGTGATCATAGCCGTAGGCCGAATCgtgattaataaatatttaattctttttacTTTGATTTCAGAAAGAGGTGAATGTATTCCTCACAGGACGGACGACGCATTTTTGTTACGATTTCTTAGAGCGAGACATTTTGTAATAGGCAGAGCACATAGACTGGTAAGTTTTTGTAGAGTTTAATAGAATTAGGAaaccaataaaaattttattacaaacgaAATAAGAAAAAGGTAGCAGTAGTGCGTAAATGACTATATATGGATAAATTTATATTCAAGCGAGACACTAAccctcaacaaaaaaaaaaacaaactagaaatcataaaaaagaagaaggaaaAATAATCATCGGTACTAGATAAACAGAAGATGGATATAGATTAAAATCGAACAAAACTTTAAGAGTACTTCTTCTCCCATTTAGGAGGTCTTAGACCTCCTAAGACGGTCACCCCTATCAAACGGAATAGGTATGTAAGGACTTAGTCTTCTGATATGCTAGTGCCTGGTACTTCCAGAGGACATTTTCTCCCCTTCATTACAAAGACGGCACCGTGAGCCATCCGTCAGTCTAAGCAGATGAAGGTGCCGCCTAAGTCTGTAGTGGCCAGTAAGCATACTGACCACCAGAGAGCATCTTCTACTGCCTAGAAGGACAAGTTGGGCTGTAAGATGTAAGTTTTGGATGGCCCCACTATGTGGAGCCCAGCCTATCTCATATCTCCATAACTGGCCTAGGAGTCCTGGAACTTCCGCAGAACAAGCTCTTTTGGACTACCCTGAGCAGTAATGAAAGCTACTCCAATCACAGGTAAAGTGAATGAGCCCGATCTTGCCTGGGCGTCAGCCCGTTCGTTCAGCAAGTGCTCTCTACTCAAAAACCGGCTTACTTGGGCGCTTCCAAAGCCCTTAGTGCTGCTTGACTGTCAGAGCAAATAGAGATGGTCCTGCCTGAACAAGCCCATTATCTCCTGAGCTCATACCAGGACCGCAAAGATCTCGGCCTGAGAGCATGATGCATGGGAGCTAATGGCCTTGCCAGATTCAAATCCTATTCCGGTCCTATATACTCCAGCACCTACCCGAGCGCGTATTCTGGACCCATCTGTGAACCAGGTCAGCCCGCTTCGACGGATCAGTGCAATCTCTCGTTCTTTCCACTTATCTGGTCAGTAAATTGAACCAAAAAGGAGGATGAGAACTCAAACTGGGGGGACATTCTTTCCTATATCATAGGGAGCACAGGACAACAATCGAGGACCTGTTTTCAGATATCACAATGGCCCATCCGATCATTAATTCCCAACCAGGATCCAAAGTAGTTGAGACGATAAGCTGCCATCATGGCTTTGTGCTCTACAGTAAGATGTAGAGGAGGTAAATCCAGCAAACCCTCAAGAGCCGCGGGGGGCGTGGTCCTCATTGCTCCTGCGATGCCAACGCATGCCAACCGATGGAGGTGAGTCAGCTAGGCCTAAGCTAAAGACAGTCTAGCCATTCGGCTACCTTACAATGGCTGTATACGTCATCATAGGCTTTATCATGGATTGATACATCCAATATAAAATTTTCGACTACAGACCCCATTTGGTTCCACAAGCTCTTCTGTACACCCAGAAAGCTGACGCGGTCTTTTTTACCTTGGCGTCGGGATGTTCTTTCCATAAAAGTTTAGAATCCAGGatcactcctaggtatttgactgACTTGGAAACCGACGGAAGTTTTACCAGAGAAGTTAAGCTCTCTGCTAGGTCCGATAACCCATCTCCGCATAAACAGAACAACAAGAGTAGTCTCAGGGTTACCCCCAAATTCCTGTTCCCGGCACTATTCCTCGCGACCTCAAGAGGCCCTCAACCAGTATAACTACGTCATCGGCGTAGGCTTGCGGATATATAGCTTGTTCGGACAGTGGCTTGAGAAGGCTGTCAATCATTAGGTACCGCAGCAGGGGGGACAAAACTCCTCCCACATTGTAGACAATGTGATGCAGGGCCGTTTCACAAGACTCCCCAGTCTGGTAAGCATATTGATGTGCATGCAAAGGGCTGACCCTAAGTGCTCCATCATATATGAACCGGTCCAGCAGTCTCTCTAGAGCCTTTAGAAGGAAGGATAAGACTGATTAGTCGGAACGATTTAGCAAGGGTAAAATCGGCTTTACCCGGTTTAGGAGGAATAAATACGACTCTAGTCCTCCTCCAGGATAAAGGAATATACCCTATCGCAAGACAAGCCCTAAATATTCAGACCAGCATGAGGCAATAAGGTCCGTACCCTGCTGAAGTAAAGCCAGTATAACGCCGTCCTCGCTTGGCGACTTCAAGGAAGCGAAACCCCTAACAGCCCAGCATACCTTCGTATACGATAATCCGAGAATCTATCATTCGCGGGAGCCTAATAGTAGTATCACCATCCAGTATCATCATCCTTGCCCACTGTGAAGTGAGCATTTAAAAGAATCCTCCTTGTAGTGGAAGATAGACTTCCACTGAAATAATATATCTGATTCACCCCTGGAGTCGGATCTTTGGAGGGGGCATGATAAAGCTTAGCTGCAGCGGACATGTGTTCCAGGCTGTCACAGTAGGCTCTTAATCAGAGACTTGCATTCTGAGCCTGCTTAAAGGAGTCCCAGTGAGCAGACCGACCAGTCCTCATGGCTCTGTGGAAGAGACCCCGAGTCAGTCTGGCTGTCTTGTGTCCACCAGGGAATAGCAGAACCAGCTGTCCTCGGTACAAGAGAGCAGTTTGCTTTATTTGCCAATGTCAAGATAAGTAATCCAAAGAGATCTCTAATCTCCTCATCTCCGCCTCGACACGGAGGAAGACCCACGAGGTTAAGGCTAAACTCCTCTCGAAATAGTTTCCAGTCTGTTAGAGTGGATGTCTGTATGAAATATTCTGGAGCTGAGCCTCCAGCTTGATGAAAATGTGCCTGTGATCTGACAGCGAGAACTCCTCAGATCTTTTCATTAAATGCTTCCCAAtttgttattttcttttttagtttttattcaataagtaTATATACCGCCTTATCCGCTCTCTTGTCTTTTGGTACGCGGCTAAAAATGTAGACAAATTTTTCAATTAGTgtgatttatttactttttttctgtaatactccagtcgtcacaGACGAaagaacttctaaaaatcatatcaattagctgaattttgctaaaaatgtcaattttaaggATCACCAAGAAAAAAAAGATTGCCATCCTTTTACCTCAACAGCCCTGTCTGATCCATTTTTCAAAATTCATTGTCCTGTTTCGTCGtcgttgtttttttttagatttaatcAGATATCTACTTGGAAGATCGGTTAATTTTTCCCAGGGTGTTTGTAACCATCGAACGACCCATCATAAACGGTGAGTGccaataagtaacaatatatctacctccgaaagttgggagccaatgtagaacaataaaactcacaactttctttaggagccaattgttaggcctcCTCTAGgtcagtctctcaggtgtgagaacgtcttatcttagaagtaaatctgaaaaatgaaCTTGGCTAAGACAATTAAACCAAGAtgttaactaatcatatttattatccataaaataaatattagattgaaattttaatgttaaattaaaatatCCCTTTCCTTAATATTTTTGGGCCTTCAGGATCATTGAATATAACCTCATCTGCTCCATCTGTCGTCGATCTTCGTTTATAACCCTAGACATTGGATCCTTACAGAGTGCTATCAGACGAGCCAGCTACTCTCTGGTCATTGTATCTATCCCTCCTCTTTTTCCAGACTTAAAACCGGCTGTATCGGTTGTTGTGCTACTCAGGTCACCCCACTATTAACACAGGCAGAGCTTGTGGTTTTTCCTTTGAATCAAAAAAAAGTTAAGAggtagttttttagttttttacttgaTTCAATTATGTGCGTATAACTTTATTCAATATCCATATAATCGTATGCATTTTAGTTTGTTAATTACTATGACTTTAAAGAAAACAACCCACAATTCTTCAAAGATCTCAGTTTAAAGCATATGCTTAAAATGGGAGACGATAACATTATCACAGTTCCCCCATACAGAGAACAAAATGGTAGACGGATTTTACTATATAGGTGGGGTAAGTGGCTTAttgatttttatcttattttagttACTTTTAACTTTCATTGTATACTGTTTTTTATGGTCTGCTCCTTCTGTATCTTTATTGTAAGTTTAACTTAGTTTAATAGAGTATCTGTACTAGCAGATTTATACCTTTCTGAATCTTTGGTTAGTCAGCGACAGCAGATATATTACTAAATTTTCTCATGTGTCTTGTATacgtataaaaatattttagttagtTTGATGATTTTGTTTAAGCTgtattatttaagtttatttgaGACTATAAAAACATTTGTGAAAAATAAACGCGAGGTAGTTGTTCAGTTTTCGGTAAAGACTATTACAAGTTTTAAAAAGACAAtctacactcagatgcaaaaaaaacgcaacagagaaaattttggtcaaattcaaagtttttcagttttttttttatttttagccctattttgatgattctTTTAGCAcactgtaaaaatttataaattttaatttagtatatttagtttttaataaattttgtatttgacttattatacgtggttaatcgaaaggtggttttttatcctaactttgaaacatcctgtggaataattccgttagttgatttcgataaaaccttatttttcggttgcaaccatgtcttctaagtattatgttttttgtttcatgaaaaagtatggattggttcatttttaggagcgaaatgactttgccacccacaatttacgacttttcctactATTACCATTTTTTATGTATGTGTAATACGACGACGGGGGGCTTTGGTGACAGATATCGAGGAAATGTCATATAgacatcccagaagcactgtatttacataatgattaaaaacaacgacatgatcttggttttaatcatcgagttagaatctatggagaagctatgagcatattaacgtgtttattaaaaaCGGcctaggtaggcgtggctaacgatcataccaatatggcggtgggatcatggccggactcaataatattaaaactactatataaatatgactagttattcagaagatttaatcataatctaaaaaagtgcaatacatttttaataaactatgatttatttatcccgcggtaaaaactaaaaacacgatatattatacataaatataaattaatacagtcaaatactattaatttattctttgATATAACGTTATTcctgtagattttttattaacattgcttctgctactgcaactacgtttagaacaagaaaccattattatgcactatcacaatatattgttacagtttctataaaagtaatataaaactaaaaatattcgaaaaacaacaaacgtaaacaaacgtataagatctgtcaaaagtgtcaaaacaatcttaacaatatggccgaagtgaggtcgtttttagtcacgtgatgcccctccatagattctaactggatggttttaatgaacaatgataacaataacaaaacatcaaaacttaaaaaaaaaaacaactatatGTAACTTAAAATAAGTAAGCAAATAACAAGAATAAAACTTCTAATATATagcttaatactttgtattgcctcccctagcctctataactcCCTGTACACGTTgtcggctcatgctgtctatgaggttgcgaatatcatcttgctggatgttttgccattcctcttctagagccaagcgaagttcaTTAATTGAGGCTGGCGCaacttcgcgacctctaatatttctaccaagcatgtcccaaacgtgctctattgggttgAAATCTGGTGAACACtctggccagttcattttattaataccaactccCTATAAATATTGtgtgacacacattgcagagtgtCACACAATTCAATATGCAGTCAACGAactctcaataaataccaattcagtgtgcaCCTCTCGGGATATtgtgccgtggaagtaatttggaCCCAGTTGCTGGTTTGCAAGTTtccaaaccaaattcatgtaatctttgacgatctttgatctttgatctttgaactgtaaatatacttatattattgcctcgaaccttttgaagctgatttcttgtttgcaccgctgttaaatgtcgatcccgcaaagcgttgactcgtataaaacgatcatctaaagcggtagttttgcgcttcctgTTACTTCCCGCTTTTtgcttgtttgttccagttcgtgtaaaacgttccactaccctttggattgaagagcgatgagtgtgtagtactctagccacatattcatatgtaatttcgcccatcttcaaccagagcaacggctttcgcgCAATCTTCGACACGAAGAACCATGATCgatcataggtaaacaaaatgtaagtgtcaatatgacataatgataacagtcaccaaagccaccttgtcgtattacaaaataatcataattaaaagtcctaaattgtgggtggaaaattcatttggctctaaaaaatgaaccaaggcatattttgtcacgaaataaaaagcacaatgcttaggagacatggttgcaaccgaaaaataatgttttacaaaaattcgcacacaggatgtttcaaagttaggataataaaaccacgttttaattaacccggtacaataagtcaaatataaaattttatcaaaaaactgattataccaaattaaaatttataaattcatACACAGTGTGctgaaaaaatcatcaaaatagggctaaaaataagaaaattgaaATACCTTGAATTTgtccaaaattttctccgttgcgtttttttggATCTGAGTGTATAAAAATTCGTATGTGTTCAGTCGACGATGCTGCTAAGAATCTTATCGTGAGGCAGATGTGTGTGCAGCTTGAGGAACGAgacgaatattataaaaagtccTAACAACTAAAATAACTCATTATCAACAATGAAAATGACCCAGAGGCATTTGAATTTTAGTCAGCACATGAGATAATCATGGAGAAAATCAAAGAAACTTCCATTAAAATCAActaaacttctaaaaaaactgcAGAAGTTTCACTAAATGCCAATGAAAAGAATTTTTTCGAAATGTTTGCATCTTAATTTGTATACGAACTTTCTGTATAATTATCTTGTTGTTCAACTGCCAAGCTTATTTTCCGCATTGTTCTGAATAAGGATCTTGGATCTAGCTATTTCAATACAATTTTTAATCCCTTGAATTTGCTGTGCATTATGAGCTAACCATGTTTTCAAGTACTTGTACCTAATTATTCTTGATATATTATGATTTGCTGTCTCGTACATGTTTAGTAGTAAACATGTCTTTTGAAACGACAGAAAATGTGTGTGACTAGCAGAAGTAGCAACAGAGGATATCAAAAGATATCCTTCTTCTTGTGCCCTGCTCGATTATcgtgcgttggctatcaaattggctatactaattttgttgacggcagcttggaaaagggatgcagaggatctgttaaactgTTCTCttaggtttttaagccatgaCGTTCGTCTTCGACCTGGTCCTCTTCTTGtatctatcttgccttgtattattaaacgAAGTacattatatctctctgggtgacCACAATATTCTGGTTTGTGATTTCTTACTGTGTTGaccacttccgtaacttttcccatcctcTGCGAAACAATCTCCATACGAATTCGTTAGGAACTTTAGCAGTTTTCTCTCAATATCGGTATCAAATTATTCTCTTCTTATTTGTTTTTAAACAGAACCAATATCTTTGGTTTTTTTCTCGTTTAATTATATGTCAAAGTGGGTATTCTGTTTTTTATTAAGTGATTAACAAAAAtatgattttgttattattttaggtAATTGGGATCCAGCTAAATTTTCGGTGGACGAAGTTTTTCAAGCGACTATGTTAGTATTAGAACTGGCGATACTTGAACAAAGAGCTCAAATTCTAGGCGGGATCGGCATGTGGGACCTCGGTGGTCTCTCCTTAAAACAAGCTTGGCAGATGACGCCATCTATAGCCAGTAAAGTTGTACAAATCATGGTGGTAAGTAATCTTTTTACTATTATTAAATAGTATTAGACTTTGTTTTTCGATGATTTTAGACGAAGTTTTTCTTTGTCGGTATTTGACTAGATGAACAATAAACCATTCTGTTCCCACTCgtcattgtatctcttatttttcatTTTAGCAAATTTTGCGGTTTTTCaattatttacttttattctatttatataagtatatatatatatatatatatatatatatatatatatatatatatatatatatatatatatatatattctaccactttctaccctaaggtgttgggtgtaaagtctctttttaggtttcgtatacaaacttcctccaattcttcttgttgcttgcCAATTTCTTCGCTTGCTCTTTGGTGACTCCTCTCTTGTCTAGCATGGCGGCAATTTCATCATTCCAGGTCTTCATGGGTCTACTCCTCGGTCTTTTTAAGATTCTTCTCGCTTCCAACACTTGTTTCACTGGTCTTTCTTTATCTATCCTTAACATGTGGCcataccatctcagttgggcttcttcgattttcttcCCTATTGATTGGACTTTAAGGCGTTCTCTTATTTCCTCGTTCCGTATCCTGTCCATACTGGAGGTGAGCGTCCAGCTTTCACATCTAAATgttaagataggtacaaaaactgtGTTGTAGATAGCTATCTTGGCTTTTTGAGATACTTCTTTTTTCAATAGGAATGTGCTCTTAATTGCGTGGTGctctattttttatatcatttgaTTTATTGGCATTTTTGCCAGGGACAGATTGCGGACGCCTTACGACGAGATATCCTTTCGGACAGATTCCGGCGCCAATTACATCTTTAACACATTAGCCCAGGGAGACCGACGgttttacgtgccctccgaaacATGGTGAACGGCTAGTATCATTAATGTTTTCTTTAACTTTTTCTATAATGgcctgaaaagaaaaataatgtgtGAAATCTTGGCCTGATGATAACCCATTGGCAGTCAATGggttaaaaagattttttttaatgttaaaaacTTTCCGATAATAATGTAAAAGAGGAATATTACAGCTAATATTATTTGCTCATCAAACCAtcacaaatttaaaaattgttataaaacaaatttcattATATTAATAACATAAAACCATCGCTTAGCAAGCTGAATAacattaaaaatttgttattaaaaaaaatctaaaacaatgCATTACATAATATAGTTCAAACGACTTTCTCGCTAGagtaaattatgtaaaagaatttTCAAATCTATTAGGAGGAAGCGATTCGTGTGAGAGTCAAGTACCGTTCAACCGAATACGACACGAAGAATTTTATAAGTTACGACGTTGTCACTTTCTCTCATTCATCGCTTGTTCTGCGGTTTTTTAAATGTTACATTGAATAGGTTAAAATGGCAAGATTTTACGtactattaattataaatataaaaggaCATTAGTCTATTCTACGTAAATGCAGAAAGCTATTAAATGTTGTTCAAAAATACGTAATCTATTTTTTGATCTACTTCTTCTACAACTACTTctctataataaataatattacctttttttaatctttattaCTTAGTTCATATTGTTATTATTCATATTTTTCAAGATATTTCAATACTTTTTTAGCCCATTAATAATAATCAtcctcattattttttttttatttaccgtATACGCAAtttctttaaaaacttttaaGAGCTCTGGCGTATGCTCACATAAATTGCTAACGAGTTATTCGATAACACATTTAAGCCTCATTTTTTCATAGGATGTCTTTCTTGAGTAGTCACCGTTGTAAGTCGCTTGAAAACAATTAGCTTGATCCATTTAGTCCTAACAGACAAGGAGAAAAGCACGGCaaacaagcaagcaatttaattaaacccagcccgtgagacatgttcaccgctaaaaattacgttcgggtgtaacaattcattggaacgaggtgtattaactcgagtaaaaacaggagtcactccaccgcgctccaatgctccaaaccatcctttcccccctatagcactctgatgcgccgTAGGGGCATAaatatcagccaaatgctcttcatgtgggagtcctgggtaatagaactccaacatggtttcctaaccgagttcataactcaggacagcgcattgtcgctataatccGCATTGTTATCttactgtggcttatccgcgaactaaaattgggCCACAAGTCTCCGCTcagagctaggctcagttcggcgacttggtgctcaaggggttgggccctacgtgcccgggtttttaatgatttttgttattattttttttttttgtggcttgcgccggtttttgttagtagtttttttttggtggccgaagccggtttttttgtgtattttggatttttttttgtaggatgcctgaaacataaaatcagaattagtatatattagtataataattatctacttaaaattaactgggtccacattgtacgttgcgattgtccac containing:
- the LOC140436297 gene encoding clavesin-1-like, coding for MSEVDVQSELDLGEPPQELLDWALENLNENPETREQVLQDFRDMIFERGECIPHRTDDAFLLRFLRARHFVIGRAHRLFVNYYDFKENNPQFFKDLSLKHMLKMGDDNIITVPPYREQNGRRILLYRWGNWDPAKFSVDEVFQATMLVLELAILEQRAQILGGIGMWDLGGLSLKQAWQMTPSIASKVVQIMVTSFPMKIEALHIVNQSWVFDMCYNIFKPFLDDKMKERIFFHGEDMESLHRHIDPKHLPERYGGIHPDYNYNDWIEGFLKNDQILKEMTSLGYKYKDEDESDSEVESKDKLENDEQ